One window of the Chitinimonas sp. BJYL2 genome contains the following:
- a CDS encoding TfoX/Sxy family protein, translating into MKNLGPVSRGWLSAIGIHTLGELADVGSITAYRLIRQHGHRANLNLLYALEAALRGCHWQALDPATRASLQAAGRQIAAELKAG; encoded by the coding sequence ATGAAAAACCTGGGGCCGGTGTCGCGCGGCTGGCTTTCGGCCATCGGGATCCATACGCTGGGTGAACTGGCGGACGTGGGTTCGATAACGGCTTATCGGCTCATACGCCAGCATGGCCATCGCGCCAATCTCAATCTGCTTTATGCACTGGAAGCGGCGCTGCGAGGCTGCCACTGGCAGGCGCTCGACCCAGCGACCCGGGCCTCACTGCAAGCAGCGGGCCGACAGATTGCGGCGGAACTCAAAGCAGGCTGA
- a CDS encoding ATP-binding protein — protein sequence MDLAPDITPPSPIRWRDLPSVRRLLTLYLALCGVVLALLGYALFALRQQALAEEETDLANLAHVLAEQTRHSVQSADLLLQATRGHIQDRLQRREGINPVALHRLLRERLTDMPQIRFLAVTDAKGIVIGHSLTPEVGFSVADSTAYRAFLTGEAKGLYVGAPRQSRVDGRWGIGLSVALRDSHGEFAGVLSASFDPAYQAHIYRSIDLGDGSAITLLRSDGVLLARWPETPGTIGRSFAHGEVLTTVLRQKSQGILRSQSPVDGVLRLGYAQRLEGYPFVVTLSRAESAILSNWYRTAWISLLGTGMALLVLGLLTLRLARQARHQRLIEMAALAQAERLRAIDVASPVALIVADRAGVCHYANAVLTQLIPAFHQQLPDNWLVLIDERDIGYAQAQWNRVFDEGIDIELECRLKSTDASARWIHVHAAPLRDADPIVLCVAAVGDITRRREQDHRLEEALTMQRAILDGTSYAIISTDVDGTIQSFNRGAERMLGYRSAEVVGRVSPKLIHDLQEVAERAEALTAELGYTVEPGFEVFVAKARAGGPDEREWTYVRKDGTRIPVLLSVTALRDESGRLHGYLGVAHDLTELHGAARIKREFISIVSHELRTPLTSIRGALGLVASGIAGDLPERARELTQIALQNAERLVRLINDILDIEKIESGRLTLDMRRHNLIPLLERAIADNQGYASHYQVELKLLCPLVSAWAEVDANRIEQVMANLLSNAAKFSTPGTTVEVSVACYARRIRVEVSDHGPGIAPAMRARLFEKFSQIDASDARKRDGTGLGLAITRSLIEGMQGQLGVISDLGAGSCFWFELALEPQSDPGLPVEPARVLILQPHADDALALARQAQEAGYLVEVSYRSEEASRRWLSGRFQLLLMDPAAIAYDPDMLSKLFPGYRHRCICMASSWPSQPFEHCVWMVRPLAAETIAEALRDLSAGLITPTPSELAE from the coding sequence ATGGATCTTGCTCCGGATATCACACCGCCTTCGCCAATCCGCTGGCGCGATTTGCCATCGGTCAGGCGCTTGCTGACGCTCTATCTCGCGCTGTGCGGGGTGGTGCTGGCCTTGCTGGGCTATGCGCTGTTTGCCTTGCGCCAGCAGGCCTTGGCGGAAGAAGAGACCGACCTGGCGAATCTTGCCCATGTGCTGGCAGAGCAGACGCGACATTCGGTACAAAGTGCCGACCTGTTGCTGCAGGCAACGCGGGGGCATATTCAGGATCGTCTGCAACGACGCGAGGGAATCAATCCCGTCGCCCTGCACCGCCTGCTGCGCGAACGGCTGACGGATATGCCGCAGATCCGCTTCCTGGCCGTGACCGACGCCAAAGGCATCGTGATTGGCCACTCGCTGACGCCTGAAGTGGGCTTCAGCGTGGCCGACAGCACCGCCTACCGCGCTTTCCTGACTGGTGAGGCCAAAGGGCTATATGTAGGCGCACCGCGCCAGTCCCGCGTGGACGGACGCTGGGGCATCGGGCTTAGCGTAGCCCTGAGGGATAGTCACGGCGAATTTGCCGGCGTGTTGTCGGCATCGTTTGATCCAGCCTATCAGGCGCATATCTACCGAAGCATCGATCTGGGCGACGGCAGTGCCATCACTCTGCTGCGCAGTGATGGCGTGCTGCTGGCGCGATGGCCCGAGACACCGGGCACCATAGGGCGGTCGTTCGCACATGGCGAGGTCTTGACTACCGTGCTCAGGCAGAAGTCCCAAGGGATTCTGCGTAGCCAGAGTCCGGTAGACGGGGTCTTGCGGCTTGGTTACGCCCAGCGCCTGGAGGGCTACCCGTTCGTGGTCACCTTGTCGCGCGCTGAGTCCGCCATCCTGTCGAACTGGTATCGGACAGCCTGGATTTCCCTCCTTGGTACAGGCATGGCCTTGCTGGTGCTGGGTTTGCTCACCTTGCGGCTGGCGCGTCAGGCACGTCATCAGCGTTTGATTGAAATGGCGGCACTGGCCCAGGCGGAGCGGCTCAGGGCGATTGATGTGGCTTCGCCGGTGGCGCTGATCGTGGCTGACCGCGCTGGCGTATGCCACTACGCCAACGCGGTGCTCACGCAGCTGATTCCGGCATTCCACCAGCAGCTGCCGGACAACTGGCTGGTACTTATCGACGAGCGGGACATCGGGTATGCGCAGGCCCAGTGGAACCGCGTGTTTGATGAGGGTATCGATATCGAGCTGGAGTGCCGCTTGAAGAGCACTGACGCCAGCGCCAGATGGATTCATGTTCACGCTGCGCCGCTCCGGGATGCCGATCCGATCGTGCTTTGCGTTGCGGCCGTGGGAGACATCACCCGCCGTCGGGAACAGGATCACCGCCTTGAAGAAGCCTTGACCATGCAGCGGGCCATTCTGGATGGTACGTCCTACGCCATCATTTCGACCGATGTGGACGGGACCATCCAGAGTTTCAACCGTGGCGCGGAGCGCATGCTCGGTTATCGCAGCGCGGAAGTCGTGGGTCGTGTCAGTCCCAAGCTGATCCACGATCTGCAGGAAGTGGCCGAGCGCGCCGAGGCGCTGACAGCCGAGCTGGGGTACACGGTCGAGCCCGGCTTTGAAGTCTTTGTTGCCAAGGCCCGAGCGGGCGGACCCGATGAGCGCGAGTGGACCTATGTACGCAAGGATGGAACGCGCATCCCGGTTCTGTTGTCGGTCACGGCCCTGCGTGATGAGTCGGGGCGTCTGCATGGCTACCTTGGGGTGGCCCATGATCTGACCGAGCTCCACGGCGCAGCCCGGATCAAGCGGGAGTTCATCTCCATCGTCAGCCATGAGTTGCGGACACCGCTCACCTCCATACGGGGAGCGTTGGGCCTGGTGGCATCCGGTATCGCCGGTGATCTGCCCGAACGAGCCCGGGAGCTGACCCAGATTGCCCTGCAGAACGCCGAGCGTCTGGTCCGGCTGATCAACGACATTCTCGATATCGAAAAAATCGAGTCCGGCAGGCTCACGCTGGATATGCGCCGCCACAATCTGATCCCCCTGCTGGAGCGGGCCATAGCCGATAACCAGGGCTATGCCAGTCACTATCAGGTTGAACTCAAGTTGCTGTGCCCGCTGGTGTCTGCTTGGGCCGAAGTCGACGCCAACCGGATTGAGCAGGTCATGGCCAATCTGCTCTCCAATGCCGCCAAGTTTTCAACGCCCGGTACCACCGTGGAGGTCAGCGTGGCCTGTTATGCCCGCCGTATCCGCGTGGAGGTCAGCGACCACGGTCCCGGTATTGCACCGGCGATGCGCGCGCGGCTGTTCGAGAAGTTCAGCCAGATCGATGCCAGCGACGCGCGCAAGCGCGATGGCACAGGGCTGGGCCTGGCCATCACCCGCTCGCTGATTGAGGGCATGCAGGGTCAGCTCGGCGTGATCAGCGATCTGGGGGCGGGGAGCTGCTTCTGGTTCGAACTGGCTCTGGAGCCCCAGTCCGATCCCGGTTTGCCGGTAGAGCCTGCAAGAGTGCTGATATTGCAACCCCATGCCGATGATGCGCTTGCACTGGCACGGCAGGCACAGGAGGCCGGCTATCTGGTTGAGGTGAGCTACCGCTCGGAAGAAGCGAGCCGACGCTGGCTTTCGGGGCGCTTCCAGTTACTGCTGATGGACCCTGCGGCGATTGCTTACGATCCGGACATGCTCAGCAAGCTGTTTCCGGGCTACAGGCATCGTTGTATTTGCATGGCATCGTCCTGGCCATCGCAACCCTTTGAACATTGTGTCTGGATGGTCAGACCTTTGGCGGCCGAGACGATTGCCGAAGCCCTCCGTGATCTGTCGGCCGGATTGATCACCCCTACACCTAGCGAGTTGGCGGAATGA
- a CDS encoding response regulator, protein MSLRRNMPGGHHPELPLSRILYVDDEPHIQTVVKMSLELVGGFEVATCGSADEALAQLSPFRPQLVVLDVMMPVVDGPTTLEKIRGRFGFERMPAIFMTAKVQPEELRALRMHGVLGIIGKPFDPMTLADEIRRLWHAGHPA, encoded by the coding sequence ATGAGTTTGCGCAGGAACATGCCGGGCGGGCATCACCCCGAATTGCCACTGAGCCGCATTCTTTATGTGGACGACGAGCCCCATATCCAGACCGTGGTCAAAATGTCACTGGAGCTGGTGGGCGGTTTCGAGGTGGCAACCTGCGGGTCGGCCGATGAGGCACTGGCACAGTTGAGCCCGTTTCGCCCGCAGCTGGTGGTGCTGGATGTGATGATGCCGGTGGTGGATGGCCCTACCACCCTGGAAAAGATACGCGGGCGCTTCGGGTTTGAGCGGATGCCAGCCATCTTCATGACGGCAAAGGTTCAGCCCGAAGAGTTGCGGGCTTTGCGCATGCATGGCGTGCTGGGCATCATCGGCAAACCCTTTGATCCGATGACGCTGGCCGACGAGATTCGTCGCCTGTGGCATGCCGGACATCCCGCATGA
- a CDS encoding glycerophosphodiester phosphodiesterase, with amino-acid sequence MHLLAHRGYHAKLPENTLTAFASAVEVGFEGIETDVRVSADNEPVLFHDRVAPNGVAVAALTRKQLSEVCGYTVPTLTEALDALPGIWWNIEIKTPAAASLALPILSDYDSSHRLLVTSFRHDVVLAAAEMLASDCGLLNAHRPAALSTLLHAALPHPNLRTLVWDCEIVDPDILRQANALGFRNAVYGAKTLYEHQLMQELGVHTLITDYPQYVGLLPG; translated from the coding sequence ATGCACTTGCTCGCCCATCGCGGCTATCACGCCAAACTACCCGAGAACACGCTGACAGCCTTTGCATCGGCCGTGGAAGTTGGCTTTGAGGGAATCGAAACCGATGTGCGCGTCAGCGCAGACAACGAACCGGTGCTGTTTCACGATCGGGTGGCACCCAACGGGGTAGCGGTGGCCGCACTGACCCGCAAGCAGCTCAGCGAGGTCTGCGGTTACACGGTGCCCACGCTGACCGAGGCGCTCGATGCCTTGCCGGGCATCTGGTGGAATATCGAGATCAAGACACCTGCCGCCGCCAGCCTTGCGCTGCCCATCCTGTCTGATTACGACAGCAGCCACCGGCTACTGGTCACCTCGTTCCGGCACGATGTGGTGCTGGCCGCGGCCGAAATGCTGGCGTCGGACTGCGGCTTGCTTAATGCGCATCGCCCGGCCGCCCTCAGTACCCTGTTGCACGCCGCCCTGCCCCATCCCAACCTGCGCACCCTGGTCTGGGATTGCGAGATCGTTGATCCGGACATCCTGCGCCAAGCGAATGCGCTGGGTTTCCGCAACGCGGTCTATGGCGCCAAAACCCTGTACGAACATCAGTTGATGCAGGAACTGGGGGTCCACACCCTGATTACCGATTACCCGCAATATGTGGGTCTGCTGCCCGGATGA
- the bamC gene encoding outer membrane protein assembly factor BamC, protein MIRTPRTSAALLLALLATGCANTNFHIPFFGNDDEPKTPEYAQARKSIQNRPLEVPPDLTTPEANGSYLIPGLNGAAPSAAGQKLLETGAVLPGFTNARLESAGNQRWLVVNAPADKVWPTVRQFWLDQGYKLTIDNPTAGLLETNWAEERPELPVGGIRAAIQRGLGTLYSTGKVNQYRIRLERASADSTEIYIAHRGMEENYVGANREDTRWTVMPANPEREAAQLKKLLVTLGVSPDSATQLAAAAKPGEATEAIAADGKARAALVTVEGIKTIQMEDGFDRAWRRVGLALERAGYEITDRDRTLGVYYVRPGMVRKAKEEGFLSKLAFWKDDSAKTEEVPADEVLVGVVSKGGQSTVRVGRRNGAALPEADIAKVLDPLLVELR, encoded by the coding sequence ATGATCCGCACCCCACGCACTTCGGCGGCCCTGCTGCTTGCCCTGCTGGCCACCGGCTGCGCCAATACCAACTTCCATATTCCGTTCTTTGGCAATGACGACGAGCCGAAAACGCCGGAATATGCGCAGGCCCGCAAGTCGATCCAGAATCGCCCGCTGGAAGTCCCGCCCGACCTGACCACGCCCGAAGCCAACGGCAGCTACCTGATCCCGGGCCTTAACGGTGCCGCACCGAGCGCCGCCGGCCAGAAGTTGCTGGAAACCGGCGCTGTCCTGCCCGGGTTTACCAATGCACGGCTCGAAAGCGCGGGCAACCAGCGCTGGCTGGTGGTGAACGCCCCCGCGGACAAGGTGTGGCCCACCGTGCGCCAGTTCTGGCTGGATCAGGGCTACAAGCTGACCATCGACAACCCCACCGCTGGCCTCTTGGAAACCAACTGGGCCGAAGAGCGTCCCGAGCTGCCGGTCGGTGGCATCCGTGCCGCCATCCAGCGCGGTCTGGGCACGCTGTACTCGACCGGCAAGGTCAACCAGTATCGGATCCGTCTGGAGCGCGCGAGCGCCGACAGCACCGAGATCTACATTGCTCACCGTGGCATGGAAGAGAACTACGTAGGTGCCAATCGTGAAGACACGCGCTGGACCGTGATGCCGGCCAATCCGGAACGCGAAGCTGCCCAGCTGAAAAAACTGCTGGTTACGCTGGGCGTCAGCCCTGACAGCGCCACCCAGCTGGCCGCAGCCGCCAAGCCGGGCGAGGCCACCGAAGCCATTGCTGCCGACGGCAAGGCCCGTGCAGCGCTGGTCACGGTTGAAGGCATCAAGACCATCCAGATGGAGGACGGATTTGATCGTGCTTGGCGCCGTGTTGGCTTGGCACTGGAACGCGCCGGCTACGAAATCACCGACCGCGACCGCACCCTGGGCGTGTACTACGTGCGCCCAGGCATGGTCCGCAAAGCCAAGGAAGAAGGCTTCCTCAGCAAGTTGGCGTTCTGGAAGGACGACAGCGCCAAGACCGAGGAAGTACCGGCCGACGAAGTGCTCGTCGGTGTGGTCAGCAAGGGTGGCCAGAGCACGGTACGTGTGGGCCGCCGCAACGGCGCGGCCTTGCCCGAGGCCGATATTGCCAAGGTGCTCGACCCGCTGCTGGTCGAACTGCGCTGA
- a CDS encoding ABC transporter ATP-binding protein, translating to MHPLKRLFAYASAYRREFRLATLYSVLNKFFDILPEVLIGIAVDVVVKGNESFLATRVLSGLGITDTWHQLLVLGGVNVLIWGGESLFQYLYEVKWRQLAQDIQHALRLDTYQHVQKLEMAYFENQRTGNLMSILNDDINQMERFLNGGANQIIQVFCSSVMVSAVFFAVQPGLALIALLPVPAILFGAFWFQNRLAPRYAEVREAAGDVSARLNNNLLGLATIKAFAAESFETAHIAEASNRYREANARAIRISSAITPVIRMAILSGFTATLIYGGWLTLQGELAVGAYSVLVFLTQRLLWPLTGLAEVADMYQRSMAAIDRAMKLLDTEIRIPYEGQHLPAGGLRGELRFEQVGFSYADTPTLKDIDLCIEAGQTVAFVGSTGSGKSTLVKLLLRFYTAQQGRILLDGVAVDALNLQDLRRAIGYVSQDTFLTDGTVADNIAYGLTGVSDEAIADAARAAEATEFIDKLPLGFATRVGERGQKLSGGQRQRLALARAILKNPAILILDEATSAVDNETEAAIQRSLEVVSRGRTTLVIAHRLSTIRHADCIYLLEAGQIAERGTHEQLLALNGGYAALWRLQTGERSSTSGH from the coding sequence ATGCACCCGCTCAAACGCCTGTTTGCCTACGCCAGCGCCTACCGCCGCGAATTCCGCTTGGCCACGCTGTATTCGGTACTCAACAAGTTCTTCGACATCCTGCCCGAAGTGCTGATCGGCATTGCGGTAGATGTGGTGGTGAAAGGCAATGAGAGTTTTCTTGCCACCCGCGTCCTCAGCGGTCTGGGTATTACCGATACCTGGCACCAATTACTGGTGCTCGGTGGCGTGAACGTGCTGATCTGGGGCGGGGAATCGCTTTTCCAGTACCTCTATGAGGTGAAGTGGCGCCAGCTGGCACAGGATATCCAGCATGCCCTGCGGCTCGATACCTACCAACATGTGCAAAAGCTGGAAATGGCCTACTTTGAGAACCAGCGCACCGGCAACCTGATGTCCATTCTTAACGACGACATCAACCAGATGGAGCGCTTTCTCAACGGCGGTGCCAACCAGATCATCCAGGTGTTCTGCTCTTCCGTGATGGTGAGTGCCGTGTTCTTTGCCGTGCAGCCGGGGCTGGCGCTGATTGCCTTGCTGCCGGTGCCAGCCATCCTGTTTGGCGCCTTCTGGTTCCAGAACCGCCTGGCACCACGCTATGCCGAAGTGCGGGAAGCGGCGGGGGATGTGAGTGCCCGCCTCAACAACAACCTGCTGGGTCTGGCCACCATCAAGGCTTTTGCGGCAGAGAGCTTTGAAACTGCCCATATCGCCGAGGCCAGCAACCGCTATCGCGAGGCCAATGCCCGCGCCATCCGCATCAGTTCAGCCATTACCCCCGTCATCCGCATGGCGATTCTCAGCGGCTTTACCGCCACCCTGATCTACGGGGGCTGGCTGACGCTGCAGGGTGAGTTGGCCGTGGGCGCCTACTCGGTGCTTGTCTTCCTGACCCAGCGCCTGCTCTGGCCACTGACCGGCTTGGCCGAAGTGGCCGATATGTACCAACGCTCCATGGCCGCCATCGATCGCGCCATGAAGCTGCTCGATACCGAGATCCGCATCCCCTATGAAGGCCAACATCTGCCTGCGGGCGGCCTGCGTGGCGAGTTGCGCTTCGAGCAAGTGGGGTTCAGCTATGCCGATACGCCGACGCTCAAGGATATTGACCTCTGCATCGAAGCCGGCCAGACCGTAGCCTTCGTGGGTAGCACCGGCTCGGGCAAGTCCACCTTGGTCAAGCTCTTGCTGCGCTTCTACACGGCGCAACAGGGCCGAATACTGCTCGACGGCGTGGCAGTGGACGCGCTGAATCTGCAGGATCTGCGCCGGGCGATTGGCTATGTCTCGCAGGACACCTTCCTGACCGATGGCACGGTGGCCGACAACATCGCCTATGGTCTGACCGGCGTGAGTGACGAAGCCATTGCGGACGCGGCCCGTGCCGCCGAAGCCACCGAGTTCATCGACAAATTACCGCTTGGGTTTGCCACACGCGTGGGCGAGCGCGGCCAGAAGCTCTCGGGCGGTCAACGGCAGCGGCTCGCACTGGCACGCGCCATTCTCAAGAATCCGGCCATCCTGATTCTCGACGAGGCCACCAGCGCGGTCGACAACGAAACCGAAGCCGCCATCCAGCGCAGTCTGGAGGTTGTCAGCCGGGGGCGGACCACGCTGGTGATTGCGCACCGGCTCTCCACCATCCGCCATGCGGACTGCATTTACCTGCTGGAGGCGGGCCAGATCGCGGAGCGCGGTACGCACGAGCAACTACTGGCGCTAAACGGCGGCTACGCGGCGCTATGGCGCCTGCAGACTGGTGAGCGCAGCAGTACATCGGGTCATTGA
- a CDS encoding Hpt domain-containing protein: protein MSDEQLARKARLAAALSEVRRDFEARLPDDVSQLLRLLDEGQREAAHALAHRLAGAGKLFGHPEVTDLARQLEGMLTPGEPAPDQYALQQLLHALLQSVR from the coding sequence ATGAGCGACGAACAGCTCGCCAGAAAGGCTCGGCTTGCGGCGGCCCTCAGTGAGGTACGCCGGGATTTCGAGGCTCGTTTGCCGGACGATGTCAGCCAGCTGCTCCGCTTGCTGGATGAAGGCCAACGCGAAGCGGCACATGCCTTGGCACATCGGCTTGCCGGTGCCGGCAAGCTCTTTGGTCATCCGGAGGTCACTGATCTGGCCCGACAGCTTGAGGGCATGCTCACACCCGGCGAGCCCGCGCCGGATCAATACGCGCTACAGCAGCTCCTGCATGCGCTCTTGCAATCGGTGCGCTAG
- the dapA gene encoding 4-hydroxy-tetrahydrodipicolinate synthase: MLKGSLVALVTPMFEDGSLDFESLNKLVDFHVEAGTAGIVAVGTTGESATVDVEEHVAIIKATVAAARGRVKVIAGTGANSTSEAIALAEQAKAVGADMTLSVVPYYNKPTQEGIYQHYKKIAESVDIPVILYNVPGRTVADMSNDTTLRLAEIPGIIGLKDATGDIGRAADLFMRAPKDFALYSGDDATGIAFMLLGGHGVISVTANVAPKLMSQLCAAALSGKIAEARAINDQLQGLHKHLFIEANPIPAKWALSKMGLMPNGIRLPLTPLTSASEPAVRAAMLQAGIAV, from the coding sequence ATGTTGAAAGGCAGTCTGGTCGCGCTCGTGACCCCGATGTTTGAAGACGGCAGCCTCGATTTCGAGAGTCTTAACAAGCTGGTCGATTTTCACGTCGAGGCAGGCACAGCAGGGATCGTCGCCGTGGGTACCACCGGCGAATCGGCCACCGTTGACGTAGAAGAGCATGTCGCCATCATCAAAGCCACCGTGGCTGCGGCTCGTGGCCGCGTCAAGGTGATTGCCGGCACGGGTGCCAACTCCACCTCCGAAGCAATCGCGCTGGCCGAGCAAGCCAAGGCCGTCGGTGCCGACATGACCCTCTCGGTGGTGCCGTACTACAACAAGCCCACGCAAGAAGGCATCTACCAGCATTACAAGAAGATCGCCGAGTCGGTGGATATCCCGGTGATCCTCTACAACGTGCCCGGTCGTACCGTGGCCGACATGAGCAACGACACCACCCTGCGTCTGGCAGAGATACCCGGCATCATCGGGCTCAAGGACGCCACAGGCGATATCGGCCGTGCTGCCGATCTGTTCATGCGTGCACCCAAGGATTTTGCGCTCTACTCGGGTGACGACGCGACCGGCATCGCCTTCATGCTGCTGGGCGGTCACGGCGTGATCTCGGTCACCGCCAACGTAGCGCCCAAACTGATGAGCCAGCTCTGCGCCGCCGCATTGAGCGGCAAGATCGCCGAGGCCCGTGCCATCAACGATCAGCTGCAGGGATTGCACAAGCACCTGTTCATCGAAGCCAACCCCATTCCGGCCAAGTGGGCCTTGAGCAAGATGGGCCTGATGCCAAACGGCATCCGCCTGCCGCTCACCCCGCTGACCAGCGCCAGTGAACCCGCCGTGCGTGCCGCCATGCTGCAAGCCGGTATCGCCGTCTAA
- a CDS encoding response regulator transcription factor gives MSTQKLTVLIADDHLLIRRGIRALLDELGHEVVAEAGDGAEALAMILALSPDLALIDIAMPVMSGVEVVLRAAAAAPQTRLLYLSAQTDAVAVREALRAGADGYLLKDFVLDELDAALAEVQGGGRYLSPGLPAAVRESITADESELLTPRQLEVLRGLALGHSLKQIARDLDVSPKTVEFHRAKLSERLGIRDIPSLAVYASRLGLVPLTERNPRGI, from the coding sequence ATGTCGACGCAGAAACTGACTGTCCTGATCGCGGATGATCATCTCCTGATCCGCCGTGGTATCCGCGCCCTGCTCGATGAGCTGGGGCATGAGGTGGTCGCGGAGGCGGGTGATGGTGCCGAAGCGCTTGCCATGATTCTGGCGCTGAGTCCCGATCTGGCCTTGATCGACATTGCCATGCCGGTGATGTCGGGGGTGGAAGTGGTGCTGCGGGCGGCTGCAGCGGCGCCACAGACCCGATTGTTGTATCTGTCGGCCCAGACGGACGCTGTTGCGGTCCGTGAGGCGCTCCGCGCGGGTGCGGATGGCTATCTGCTCAAGGACTTTGTGCTTGATGAGCTGGATGCAGCCCTGGCCGAAGTACAGGGCGGTGGCCGCTACCTGAGCCCAGGCCTGCCCGCCGCGGTGCGGGAGTCCATCACCGCAGACGAGAGCGAGCTGCTCACGCCCAGGCAGCTGGAGGTCTTGCGCGGTCTCGCCCTTGGCCATTCACTCAAGCAGATTGCCCGTGATCTGGACGTCAGCCCCAAAACGGTGGAGTTTCATCGGGCCAAACTCAGTGAAAGGCTGGGTATCCGGGATATTCCCAGTCTGGCGGTATACGCCAGCCGTCTAGGTCTCGTACCTTTGACCGAGCGCAACCCGCGGGGTATCTGA
- a CDS encoding glutathione S-transferase family protein: MITLHFVPSTASLTPHILLEELGIPFELVEIDKDGGELDSPAYRKLNPNGLIPVLRDGDLVLFETAAICLHLADTHPDAALMPPLATPERAETYKWLSWLSTTLQQTLILYFYPQRWADNEAGAEVVKCCARDKTLLLLEQIDTQLASHGQPWLLGTQFSLVDIYAMMLCRWTRNFPERKARDFTHIKPWLDRVLARPAVQRAFAREGLVAPFV; encoded by the coding sequence ATGATCACACTTCATTTCGTTCCCAGCACTGCCAGCCTGACACCCCATATCTTGCTGGAGGAGCTGGGCATTCCTTTCGAGCTGGTCGAAATCGACAAAGATGGCGGCGAACTGGATTCGCCGGCCTATCGCAAACTCAACCCCAATGGCTTGATCCCGGTATTGCGTGATGGTGATCTGGTGCTGTTTGAAACCGCCGCGATCTGTCTGCATCTAGCGGACACCCACCCCGACGCCGCGCTGATGCCTCCCCTTGCCACACCCGAGCGTGCAGAGACCTACAAGTGGCTGAGCTGGCTCTCCACCACCTTGCAGCAAACCCTGATCCTGTACTTCTATCCGCAGCGCTGGGCAGACAACGAGGCAGGCGCCGAGGTCGTGAAGTGCTGCGCACGCGATAAAACCCTGCTGTTGCTGGAGCAGATCGATACCCAGCTCGCCAGCCATGGCCAGCCCTGGCTCTTGGGTACGCAGTTCAGCCTGGTGGACATCTACGCCATGATGCTGTGTCGCTGGACGCGCAACTTCCCCGAGCGCAAGGCGCGGGATTTCACCCACATCAAACCCTGGCTGGATCGCGTACTGGCCCGCCCTGCCGTGCAGCGCGCGTTTGCGCGTGAAGGTCTGGTGGCACCGTTCGTTTGA